TGGGTTCCATCCAAATGCGTGGTAAAGCGCAATGTGTTTGGGCGTTGAAGGAAGCCACTCTTCTCCCCGCACAACATGGGTAATATCCATCAAGTGGTCGTCAACAACGTTTGCAAAATGGTAAGTTGGCAACGCATCTGATTTCACCAAAATGGGGTCATCGTAACGCCTGTCATTAGGGTTGACCTGAGGCTGCATATCAAGCTTCCCGTGCAAAAGGTCCTCGAACGGCGGGTATCTTTCCGGCGACTTGAGTCTGATGGTGAAAGGGACTTTTTGATCCAATTTTTCCCGAATTTCCCCCTCCGAGAGGTGTGAGCAATGCCGGTCATAGCTAGCTGTTGTAGGCGGCTGGAGTTTTTGGGCACTTTCCCTTAGGCCATCCAGCCTCTCCTTGGTGCAAAAACAGCGGTACGCATGGCCCGAGTCCAGAAGCTTGTTCGTGTACTGCTGATAAATTTCCGTACGATCGCTTTGCCTGAACGGACCATTCTTCTTATCATTGACACCAGGGCCTTCATCATAATGTATACCGCACCATGACAACGATTCGTAGATGTTCTTCTCAGCCCCAGGAACTAACCGATTTTGATCAGTATCTTCGAGTCttaacaaaaagctgccaCCAGTACTTTTGGCCAGCAGATAGTTGTAAAGAGCAGTTCTCAGAGAGCCAATGTGCAGTAGGCCCGTGGGAGAAGGGGCAAACCGAGTCCTCGCTGGCGTTTTCGGCTGTATATCTTTCACgggcttctttgaaagaataGATTTCTTGCTCGTGAAAAGACGATTTGGCCTAGAGAGAACAGAGTTCCACCTCCTTGCGAGAATAAATCTCATGCCGTCGATCATTGAGCCTTGAATTACGCGCCGTAGCTCTCTAATTCGTGGAGTGTTGAAAAGACCTCAGCTTGACGTATTTAGAGTTTTTGTCAGTGATCATCTCATTGGAAAAAAACATGATAGCGGGTAATAAAAACGCTCTGATTCGAACTTGATATTTGACTAGAATACATAATTGGAGGTTTGCCCAAAGCGAATTTTATCGTGATCCACTATTGGATCTGGTATCCAAGCACCAGCCATAACACAGTGTATTCTGACTTTCTCATGATAGTGCAGCTGAGTCAACAGTTTAGGTGTGACAAGTATATATTGTGAATTGTTTTGGGAGCAAGCGCTTTCGACCATCGACTTGTGCACAATtctttcatttcttgaatCCATGCCTTGGTTTATCTCGTCCACGACCCTAAAAGGGGCCGAGGTAACATCTTGTAGTGCAATCATATAAAGTACCGTGGATACTGCGCGCTCGCCTCCGGATTGGGTGTGTGAGTCCAACCTCTTCAGAGTCGCGTTGTCCCGGAATTTGACCATGATCTCGATTTTCCAGTCAGAAAATTGCTCGGGCTTATCCAGACGAACAGCACCGGCACTTCCCACGTTCTTGAACAGAGCGCAAAAATTTTGGGAAATCTTCTCTACAATTGCGTCCAACTTAGGTTCGAGTTGGCTCCTCTTCTCTTGTATGGTCCTCCTAATTTCCAGAAGTGCGGCCTCCTTGCGGGGAACCACGCAATCAAGTTCGCCGAGTTCCGCTTCTGTTTGTCGCATGATTTCTAGTACTGATTCGTCTTGATTCAGCATTCCTATCTCAGACCTCAGCCTGTCAATGGTGTTGGATATAAAACTGAGATCAAAATTATTACTTTGCTGATATTTCTCTGCAAGATCTGCTAGTTGTGTCTTTTCTGCGTCGGTATAGTGCCTAATTTTGTCCATCCAGCCTCTATATTCATCAGTTTCTTTCATCGACGCgtatttgttttttgcttcttcgtAAGCACCCCTCAACTGTTCTTCCTtttcgttgaagaagcctATAACCTCATTCATAGACCTTTCTGTATTAAATGCTTCCAAGTGCTCGATGGTAGCTAAACTTATTTCTCTCTGAAGACCCTGCAGTTTCGCGACAAATTGCGTGATTCCTGACATAACTTTCACTTGTTCCCGTAATGAACTTTTTATTGACTCTCGACAGTCATTAATTTTTGTGGTAACGTCCTGTTGTAGATCTGTTTTCAGCATAGAAAGCTTATTTTCCAGCGCCTTTATCCTATGACTACAGTGTGCAatcgtcttcttttgatcaTTTAGTTTTGAAGTTATTTTGTGAAGCTCAGCATCTTCTTGTTTGTTAGACTGCAACTCGCTCCTCAATTCCTGGATCTTTTGTGTGATGAACTGAacttcatctttttttgcttgaatTTGCCCATTTATTCTGGCCATACTTTCTTTGATCTCTCCTTTCCGCTCCTCGGTGAGAACGGaacctttgaagaactgacATGGTCTAACCTTGAACTCCGACGAAAAGATTTGCCTCCTCCCATAAGCCGACCTCTTGAAGTCATAAACGTAATTGCCCGCAATCACCCTACGAAATTTCAAGTTATTAGACTCGTCAGGCTTCATCAAATAATCCATCAGtctcgagctcatcgcagtTCGCGATACTGGGATTGTATGCAGCTTGTGCTGCTGACAGAGCATCTTCAGTACGCCATTGTCACCAGAAAGAAAATCTGAGAGGTAGCCTTGAAAACCCAACTTCCTGAGCTCtgaaagaggaagaggagatGTCGTGGGCGCTGCGGATAGTTCTCTGATATTGACTCTGAATttattgagaagctcatcgccgaACGTTCTATACGAGTCAGAATCAACAACCGTTAACGCCAGGGATGTGGCAAAGTCGGTGCAAGTTCCCAAATAAGATGCAAATTGAGGATCTTTGACGGAAATCGACATAATGGGCGGCT
This is a stretch of genomic DNA from Lachancea thermotolerans CBS 6340 chromosome D complete sequence. It encodes these proteins:
- the MSE1 gene encoding glutamate--tRNA ligase MSE1 (similar to uniprot|P48525 Saccharomyces cerevisiae YOL033W MSE1 Mitochondrial glutamyl-tRNA synthetase encoded by a nuclear gene), translated to MIDGMRFILARRWNSVLSRPNRLFTSKKSILSKKPVKDIQPKTPARTRFAPSPTGLLHIGSLRTALYNYLLAKSTGGSFLLRLEDTDQNRLVPGAEKNIYESLSWCGIHYDEGPGVNDKKNGPFRQSDRTEIYQQYTNKLLDSGHAYRCFCTKERLDGLRESAQKLQPPTTASYDRHCSHLSEGEIREKLDQKVPFTIRLKSPERYPPFEDLLHGKLDMQPQVNPNDRRYDDPILVKSDALPTYHFANVVDDHLMDITHVVRGEEWLPSTPKHIALYHAFGWNPPEFIHIPLLTSVTDKKLSKRRGDADVMALRAKGVLPEALVNFSVLFGWSPPREEAAKNHECFSLPDLVRLFNLNSLTKGNAKVDEKKLWFFNKHYLTLRLQNPEVLDKMANELLGSMQSLYPSVTVSQIRRALGLVGASLNTPNELATDFPYLFSKPQYERNQYVREFIQKQDLYQIRALLQKMEGKMSTENSVLTVIERLSRDNGIRKNVVFEAARFALTGSVPGVKLPLLIEFLGAEEANLRISEALDKLDSVLCLKGEE
- the SMC5 gene encoding DNA repair ATPase SMC5 (similar to uniprot|Q08204 Saccharomyces cerevisiae YOL034W SMC5 Structural maintenance of chromosomes (SMC) protein interacts with Rhc18p and Nse1p to form a large complex S. pombe homolog forms a heterodimer with S. pombe Rad18p that is involved in DNA repair); protein product: MLSSGEERHKYDPNALPRTHNEEDGAPSSKRLKLGEDDLALFRAGSIVTLRLENFVTYALTEFHMSPSLNMIIGPNGSGKSTFVCAVCLGLAGKPEYIGRSTKIEDYIKNGEDRSVIEVTLKRDPEAEDRYVASDGTTKVTRVLHRNRKASEYFLNGQSVTESAVKRLVSELNIQLDNLCQFLSQERVEEFARLKSDKLLVETARSVDVNMVADLEDLKALQGEELVEAKELELKSSRVLELKATRDKLTASVRALENFKKKKEELGMHEKLLPYVQVKDHKVRIKQYKREYEKMRKQLKDLISDKKPFRHTQQLIETETVERNENKKKLEVQLKVSKRTFPSYLEKLEHLKEKVRGKQAQLKYYEDRTGKIKDEIVVVEHNLKEEQAKREALPVPDQGAFERIQAERKEITDKGVELEQQRTDLNANLVNADYHMDILKRKLQQENESLVSTDRIGILDGKRFEELRNAVLFMRSRPEMQGKVLEPPIMSISVKDPQFASYLGTCTDFATSLALTVVDSDSYRTFGDELLNKFRVNIRELSAAPTTSPLPLSELRKLGFQGYLSDFLSGDNGVLKMLCQQHKLHTIPVSRTAMSSRLMDYLMKPDESNNLKFRRVIAGNYVYDFKRSAYGRRQIFSSEFKVRPCQFFKGSVLTEERKGEIKESMARINGQIQAKKDEVQFITQKIQELRSELQSNKQEDAELHKITSKLNDQKKTIAHCSHRIKALENKLSMLKTDLQQDVTTKINDCRESIKSSLREQVKVMSGITQFVAKLQGLQREISLATIEHLEAFNTERSMNEVIGFFNEKEEQLRGAYEEAKNKYASMKETDEYRGWMDKIRHYTDAEKTQLADLAEKYQQSNNFDLSFISNTIDRLRSEIGMLNQDESVLEIMRQTEAELGELDCVVPRKEAALLEIRRTIQEKRSQLEPKLDAIVEKISQNFCALFKNVGSAGAVRLDKPEQFSDWKIEIMVKFRDNATLKRLDSHTQSGGERAVSTVLYMIALQDVTSAPFRVVDEINQGMDSRNERIVHKSMVESACSQNNSQYILVTPKLLTQLHYHEKVRIHCVMAGAWIPDPIVDHDKIRFGQTSNYVF